The genomic segment CGTTCGACCATCCACGGTTTCGACTCGGCTTGAAAAGCGCCGAGCATGACCGCGTCGCCTTCACCACGAAAATAAATGCAAAGGTCGGGATCGCGGCCAACCGGCAACTCGTCAAACGCGCCGGGAATCGGTTCGGTTACCACGTAGTGATGTTCGACCGGATAAAGGGGAATCGTCACGCCGCAGCGAAGTCCGAGTTCACGCGTCCACATGCCGCCGGTGAGAACGACATACTCGGCGGTGATATGGCCCTGGTTCGTTTTGACGCCGACAGCCCGCACCGCGCGATGTTCGACATCCATTACGCGGACGTTTTCACACACTTTCGCCCCGAGTGATTGAGCACCTTTGGCCAGCGCGAGGGCGACTTCCTTGGGGACCACCTTTCCATCGTGGGGCAGCCAGGCCGCGCCCACGACGTCGTCCACCCGAAGCAGGGGCCATTTCTCTCCGGCCGCTTCCGGTGAAATCAACTGGACTTCGACGCCGAACCATTCGGACATCGCGGCCGTTCGGCGCAGTTGATTCATGCGATCTTCGGACCGTGCCACAATAAGGCTGCCGACTTGTTTCCAGCCAACCGAATGGCCGGTCTCTTTTTCCAGCCGGGCGTACAGTTCCGCACTATACTTGTTGATCTTCGTCATGCTGTTCGTCGTGCGCAGACGCCCGACGAGGCCCGCGGCATGCCACGTCGTGCCACCGGCAAGCTCGTTTTGTTCGAGCAGCAGGACGTCTTTCCATCCAAGCCGGGCGAGGTGATACGCGACGCTGCAACCGATGATGCCGCCGCCAACGATGACGACTCTGGCGTGGTCAGGGAATTTGGGATCCACAGCGACGCGGAGTGTAGGTGAGGCGAGGTCTTTCTCAATGACCTGTTTTGGGGAGTGACGGCGCACAAGCACGGATGTACTTTGGCGACCGTTTTCGATCGCGCAGTGTTGTTTGTCTTCGTGCGCCCGGCAACGCTTTTACCCTCGGAAGAGGGATGCTTGACCAGCGTTGATCGACTCCTTGTCATGAACAAAACAAAATCCAAACGGGCGGTGCTGGCAGGCATCGGGGTCCTGGTTTTCGTCGTTGCCCTGGGGGGAATGATGCTGTTTGGCACGGGCAAAAAAGCGGCTGCGCGCGCGCCGGTTCCCGCTCCGGATGTGCGGAAGATACGGGACGCCGCGGAAGGTGGAAGCGCGACGGCGCAGAACGTTTTGGGTGACCTCTACGCCAAAGGCGAAGGAGTCCCACAGAATTATGGCGAGGCTTTCAAGTGGTATCGATCAGCTGCCGAAAAGAACGTCGCCGACGCGCAATACAATCTGGCGGTTTTGTATGAGACCGGACTTGGCGTGACTCGCGATGAAGCTGAAGCCGTGAAATGGCACAAAAAGGCGGCCGAGCAGGGGCACGCGGGGGCGGAGTACAATTTGGCGGCCATGTACGCCACGGGGCGAGGCGTGCCACACGATGCGACGGAGGCGGTCAGGTGGTACCGCAAGGCCGCTGAACAAGGTGATCCGTTGGCTCAATACAACCTGGGGCGGCGCTACGAGGTCGGAAAGGGTGTTCCCGTGGATCGGGTCGAGGCGTACAAATGGCAGAAGCTCGCCGCGCGGCAAGGACTGGAAGACGCCGTGACAGCGCTCATTACCCTAAAGGGTCAGATGACGCGGGAGGAGATTTCCGAGGGAGAGCGTCGTTCAAGCAAGTTCGTCGGCGGAAAGCCGGCGCCGGGCGCGTCGGATTGACCGGCTGGTCCGGCGGGAGCGAAAGCCCGGGGTGACGTGTTCATTTTTGCAGATACTTCAGCACCGCCTCGGTGCGCGTATGCACGTTCAACTTTTCGTAGATATGCTTGAGGTGGTTGTGGACCGTCCAGATGCTGATGCCCAGGGCTCCGGCGATTTCTTTGTCCAAAAATCCCTTGCTCACGCAGCTCAAGATTTCCTGTTCGCGCGCAGTAAGACTTGCCAGCGGGGTTGCGTCGCCTGCCAGCGTGAATCCGAACAGGCTCTGGAAGTAATCCCGGATTTGCAGCCGGAGTTCCTTCGCGGAAAGTGTTTCATGGCGAAGCCCCCCCCGGATCGGCTCGAATAATTCGGTCGGTTTTCGGCGGCGAAAAATGTAACCTGCAGTGACGCCGCTGAGGGTGATGAAGATCTGGTCGCTGTCCTGATAAATACCGTGAGTGAATGCGGGAAGGTCTGGCAGCCTGGCTTTCAATCGTTCTAGGAATTCGGCCACCGGCATTTCCGGCAGGGCGCGATTGACCAGAAGCATGTCCGGCGGTTCCTTGAGGATGGCGTTCTGTGCTTCTCCGGCGGTTTCAAACGCGGACACGCACCGGAAGCCGGGTTGTCGGCACAGCCAGAGGACGAGTGTCCGGCGCACTTCCGGGTCGGCCTCGACGATGAAGATTTCCTTTTCCGCCGGGGACCCGCCGGCGACTCATCCCGGCGGGCTGGAAGGATCCGCGTCTGGAAGCGTGTAAAGAGTGGTATAGGTGCAGGCAACCGGGCTGGTGGACCAGAAAATGGCGACCGCTATCTCCCGCGGAAACTCCCGGAACGCTGCTTCCCATCCTTTCGTCCTGATCGTCTGGTAAATTTTCAATGCCCGGCCCGCGGCGCATTCGGCGTCATCAGTCCCCAGTGGAAAATATTGATAGACGCCCTCGTCTTCGATCCGCACCGAAAACTCCTTCGGGCGCGCCGGCCGGGCTTCCGTGTATTTCGAGTGGATCAATCGCTCGCGCCAGTAACGCACGTCCGACTTGAGCAATTCGTTCCGGCGCGGGATGGATACGCGCCGGGTCGGAGGCGAAGCGGTGTGTGCGCGCGCGCGCGCCGCGGCCTCCCAACCTCCGGAGCGGACGACCTGGTAAATGCCGTGGGCTTCCCGGGCGGCCTCCATTTTCGATGCGGCGGCCAGTGAAAAAGTCCGGCGTTTCCCCTCGTGCTGAATCTTAACCGACCACTTTTTAACACGCAACGTCCGGCCGTTGCGTGTGTAAGTGTTGCGGAAGACGCGGGCCCGCCAAAGAGTGACGGGATCCGCGACGGGCGAGGGCGATGCGACGCGGACCCGCGTGCTTCGACGTCGTGTGCTTGGACGCTGCTTGGACACTTGAATTGTTACAGAATGACGAACTGCAGACGGATGCCAAGCGTATTTCGCGCGCATGCAACCGGGACCTGTCCTCACGCGTCAGGTGAAATTCTGAGTGGACCCGCGGGCAGGAGATTCTGGCTTGGCTGACGTGTCAACAGCATCCGGTGGAA from the Candidatus Angelobacter sp. genome contains:
- a CDS encoding FAD-dependent oxidoreductase, coding for MDPKFPDHARVVIVGGGIIGCSVAYHLARLGWKDVLLLEQNELAGGTTWHAAGLVGRLRTTNSMTKINKYSAELYARLEKETGHSVGWKQVGSLIVARSEDRMNQLRRTAAMSEWFGVEVQLISPEAAGEKWPLLRVDDVVGAAWLPHDGKVVPKEVALALAKGAQSLGAKVCENVRVMDVEHRAVRAVGVKTNQGHITAEYVVLTGGMWTRELGLRCGVTIPLYPVEHHYVVTEPIPGAFDELPVGRDPDLCIYFRGEGDAVMLGAFQAESKPWMVER
- a CDS encoding response regulator transcription factor, producing the protein MSAFETAGEAQNAILKEPPDMLLVNRALPEMPVAEFLERLKARLPDLPAFTHGIYQDSDQIFITLSGVTAGYIFRRRKPTELFEPIRGGLRHETLSAKELRLQIRDYFQSLFGFTLAGDATPLASLTAREQEILSCVSKGFLDKEIAGALGISIWTVHNHLKHIYEKLNVHTRTEAVLKYLQK
- a CDS encoding tetratricopeptide repeat protein, translated to MNKTKSKRAVLAGIGVLVFVVALGGMMLFGTGKKAAARAPVPAPDVRKIRDAAEGGSATAQNVLGDLYAKGEGVPQNYGEAFKWYRSAAEKNVADAQYNLAVLYETGLGVTRDEAEAVKWHKKAAEQGHAGAEYNLAAMYATGRGVPHDATEAVRWYRKAAEQGDPLAQYNLGRRYEVGKGVPVDRVEAYKWQKLAARQGLEDAVTALITLKGQMTREEISEGERRSSKFVGGKPAPGASD